One genomic region from Reichenbachiella ulvae encodes:
- a CDS encoding valine--tRNA ligase, with protein MSISAKYDPSEVEGKRYQEWLEKGFFSSKPNPDKEPYTILIPPPNVTGVLHMGHMLNNTIQDVLIRKARMEGKEACWVPGTDHASIATEAKVVNLLREKGITKADLTREEFLEHAFEWKEKYGGIILNQLQRLGASCDWDRTFFTMDEKNSKAVVDVFISYFKKGYVYRDYKMVNWDPKAQTTISNEEVIYKDVDAALYYVEYAIEGSDKKVTIATTRPETILGDTAICINPEDERYAHLRGKRAIVPLVNRSIPIIEDEYVDIEFGTGCLKVTPAHDTNDYDLGQKHNLETIDILNDDGTIADQAGFFVGQSREEARKNMSIWLKDNGYMAKTESMRHKVGFSERNPDTVIEPKLSLQWFVDMQKLVGPALDNVLNDNIQFFPDKFKNTYKHWLENIKDWPISRQLWWGQQIPAYYYGEDGVAVGKTKEEALEMAIKDSGNTSLTLDDLKQDEDVVDTWFSSALLPISVFDGFENPNNEEFNYYYPTQVLVTGWDIIFFWVARMIISGYEFGDDKPFEKVYFTGMVRDLKRRKMSKSLGNSPDALGLLDQYGADGVRVGMLLSSAAGNDLLFDEKLCEQGRNFSNKIWNAFRLIKSWEIKDQPQEASAAIANEWFGNRIDQVLVELDDLFGKFRLSEALMSTYKLVWDDFCSWYLEMIKPAYGEPVDQKTYDQAIAYIEKLMRIIHPFMPFLSEEIWQNLKEREENDYLIVAEWPTANAFDEAMIKATTDSFEAVSNVRNARNSYGISPKEALELKIKAVDYSALEKFFPVIEKLGNVSTISETKDKVDNSEGFIIDRDEYFVLLGEHASADDQKEEVEAEIKRLKGFLIGIDKKLSNEKFVNNAPEKVIAMEKKKKEDTEAKIAILEAKL; from the coding sequence ATGTCAATATCTGCAAAGTATGACCCTTCGGAGGTAGAAGGAAAAAGATACCAAGAATGGCTGGAAAAGGGCTTTTTTAGTTCTAAACCTAATCCAGACAAGGAACCATACACCATTCTCATCCCCCCTCCTAACGTCACAGGTGTCTTGCACATGGGACACATGCTCAACAACACCATTCAGGATGTACTGATACGAAAGGCCAGAATGGAAGGAAAAGAGGCCTGCTGGGTACCGGGTACAGATCACGCATCTATCGCCACTGAAGCCAAAGTAGTGAACCTTTTGAGAGAAAAAGGCATCACAAAAGCAGATCTCACCAGAGAGGAATTTCTGGAGCATGCCTTTGAATGGAAAGAAAAATATGGAGGCATCATCCTCAACCAACTGCAAAGATTGGGAGCCTCATGCGATTGGGATCGCACCTTCTTCACAATGGATGAGAAGAACTCTAAGGCAGTCGTAGATGTATTCATCAGCTACTTCAAAAAAGGCTATGTATACCGCGACTACAAAATGGTAAACTGGGACCCCAAAGCCCAAACTACCATTTCGAACGAAGAGGTAATATATAAAGATGTAGACGCGGCGCTCTACTATGTAGAGTATGCGATCGAGGGCAGTGATAAAAAGGTAACCATTGCTACCACTCGTCCTGAAACTATATTAGGCGATACGGCTATCTGTATCAACCCGGAAGATGAGCGATATGCCCATCTGAGAGGAAAACGTGCGATCGTTCCTTTGGTCAATCGTAGTATTCCGATCATTGAGGACGAATATGTAGACATCGAATTTGGTACCGGTTGCTTGAAAGTAACTCCTGCTCATGATACCAATGACTATGACCTGGGTCAAAAACATAATTTGGAAACCATCGACATCCTAAATGATGATGGAACCATAGCAGATCAGGCTGGATTTTTCGTAGGACAGAGCAGAGAGGAAGCCAGAAAAAACATGTCTATCTGGCTAAAGGACAATGGCTACATGGCCAAGACCGAAAGCATGCGTCACAAAGTTGGGTTCTCGGAAAGAAACCCCGACACTGTAATTGAGCCTAAACTTTCGCTTCAATGGTTTGTGGATATGCAGAAGCTGGTGGGACCAGCCCTGGACAATGTATTGAATGACAACATTCAATTCTTCCCGGACAAATTCAAAAACACTTACAAGCACTGGTTAGAAAACATCAAGGATTGGCCTATTTCTCGTCAACTATGGTGGGGGCAACAAATCCCTGCTTACTACTATGGTGAAGATGGCGTGGCAGTTGGCAAGACCAAAGAAGAAGCTCTGGAGATGGCCATCAAAGACAGCGGCAATACTTCGCTCACTTTGGATGATCTAAAACAGGACGAAGATGTAGTAGACACCTGGTTCAGTTCGGCACTACTTCCTATATCAGTATTCGATGGTTTTGAAAATCCGAACAATGAAGAATTCAATTACTACTACCCTACACAGGTATTAGTCACAGGATGGGACATCATCTTCTTCTGGGTGGCCAGAATGATTATTTCGGGATATGAATTTGGGGATGACAAGCCATTCGAAAAGGTGTATTTCACCGGTATGGTTCGTGACCTTAAGAGACGCAAAATGTCTAAATCATTGGGCAACTCACCAGATGCCTTGGGTCTATTGGATCAATATGGGGCTGATGGCGTTCGGGTAGGAATGCTTTTGAGTTCCGCTGCTGGAAACGACCTGCTTTTTGATGAGAAGCTGTGCGAACAAGGTAGAAACTTCTCTAATAAAATCTGGAATGCCTTCCGTCTGATCAAATCATGGGAGATCAAAGATCAACCACAAGAAGCATCTGCTGCCATAGCCAACGAATGGTTTGGCAACCGAATCGATCAGGTATTGGTTGAGTTAGATGATCTCTTCGGTAAATTCAGATTGTCAGAAGCCCTGATGAGCACTTACAAGTTGGTTTGGGATGACTTCTGTTCGTGGTATCTAGAAATGATCAAGCCTGCCTACGGTGAGCCAGTAGATCAAAAAACTTATGACCAGGCCATTGCTTACATCGAAAAACTAATGAGAATCATTCATCCTTTCATGCCATTCTTGTCGGAAGAAATCTGGCAAAACCTGAAAGAAAGAGAGGAGAATGATTACCTGATAGTGGCAGAATGGCCAACAGCCAACGCTTTTGATGAGGCTATGATCAAGGCGACTACAGATAGTTTCGAAGCAGTATCTAATGTAAGAAACGCTAGAAACAGCTACGGCATCTCACCTAAGGAAGCGCTAGAGTTGAAAATTAAAGCGGTAGACTACAGTGCTCTTGAGAAGTTCTTTCCTGTAATCGAGAAGCTAGGAAATGTATCTACTATCTCTGAGACCAAAGACAAAGTAGACAACTCCGAAGGATTCATAATCGATCGAGACGAGTATTTCGTATTGCTAGGAGAGCATGCGAGTGCAGATGACCAAAAGGAGGAAGTAGAAGCTGAGATCAAACGACTCAAGGGCTTCCTCATAGGCATTGACAAAAAACTGAGCAATGAAAAATTCGTTAACAACGCTCCTGAGAAAGTCATAGCCATGGAGAAAAAGAAGAAAGAGGATACTGAAGCAAAAATCGCGATATTAGAAGCAAAGCTTTGA
- the recA gene encoding recombinase RecA: MSENAEKQKALQLTLDKLEKTYGKGTIMKLSDESVVDIPAIPTGSVSLDIALGIGGIPKGRIVEIYGPESSGKTTLSMHCIAEAQKQGGMAAFIDAEHAFDKSYAEKLGIDTENLLISQPDNGEQALEIAEHLIRSGAIDIIVIDSVAALVPKAELEGEMGESKMGLQARLMSQALRKLTGAIHKTGCSCIFINQLREKIGVMFGNPETTTGGNALKFYASVRLDIRRIGQIKESADNILGNRARVKVVKNKVAPPFKVVEFDIMYGEGISKVGEIIDIGVEMNIVNKAGSWFSYKGNKLGQGRDAVKNLLLDNPELMEELEIAIKNKISGKTEEVAEA, from the coding sequence ATGAGCGAAAACGCTGAAAAACAAAAAGCACTTCAACTCACCCTAGATAAATTAGAAAAGACCTACGGGAAAGGCACGATCATGAAGCTTTCTGATGAAAGCGTGGTTGATATCCCCGCCATCCCCACAGGATCAGTTAGCCTTGATATTGCATTGGGGATCGGCGGCATTCCGAAAGGTCGTATAGTTGAAATATACGGACCAGAATCTTCGGGTAAAACGACCTTGAGCATGCACTGTATTGCAGAAGCTCAAAAACAAGGGGGCATGGCTGCTTTTATCGATGCAGAACATGCTTTTGATAAATCCTATGCCGAGAAACTTGGGATTGACACTGAGAACCTATTGATCTCCCAACCAGACAACGGTGAGCAAGCACTAGAGATCGCTGAGCACCTAATCAGATCAGGTGCCATAGACATCATAGTGATTGACTCTGTAGCTGCCCTGGTACCCAAGGCAGAACTAGAAGGCGAAATGGGAGAAAGTAAAATGGGTCTACAAGCCCGACTGATGTCTCAGGCCTTAAGAAAACTAACCGGAGCTATCCACAAGACAGGTTGTTCATGTATATTCATTAACCAGCTGCGTGAAAAAATTGGTGTGATGTTCGGAAATCCAGAAACCACTACAGGGGGTAACGCTCTTAAATTTTACGCTTCTGTTCGACTAGACATCAGAAGAATCGGACAGATCAAGGAAAGTGCCGACAACATATTAGGTAACCGCGCCAGAGTGAAAGTGGTAAAGAACAAGGTTGCTCCTCCATTCAAAGTCGTAGAATTCGACATCATGTATGGAGAAGGTATCTCCAAAGTGGGCGAAATCATAGATATTGGAGTAGAGATGAACATTGTCAACAAGGCCGGTTCGTGGTTCTCTTACAAAGGAAACAAACTGGGTCAAGGTAGAGATGCGGTAAAAAATCTACTGCTAGACAATCCAGAATTGATGGAAGAATTAGAAATCGCCATCAAAAACAAAATAAGTGGAAAGACAGAAGAAGTCGCTGAGGCCTAA
- a CDS encoding response regulator has product MSGNKKILVVDDEVDILDLLKYNLEKEGYQVEVAENGMEAVKLAKKFVPDLVLLDIMMPGQDGVETCRQLREFKELANSFIIFLTARVEEYSEVAAFENGADDYLTKPIKPRALMSRINAVFRRSKKEVDQVEKVSAGDLEIDKDSYTVKRGAEEFSLPKKEFELLYFLAQHPGKVFSRDELLYNIWGTDVYVLARTVDVHVRKVREKIGDGYIATIKGVGYKFDFD; this is encoded by the coding sequence ATGTCAGGAAATAAGAAAATATTGGTTGTAGATGATGAGGTTGATATTCTTGACCTATTGAAATACAACCTTGAAAAAGAGGGGTATCAGGTAGAAGTAGCTGAAAACGGGATGGAAGCTGTGAAGCTGGCTAAGAAGTTCGTCCCTGATCTTGTCCTATTAGATATCATGATGCCAGGACAGGATGGAGTGGAGACTTGTAGACAGTTGAGAGAATTCAAAGAACTGGCTAATAGTTTTATCATCTTTTTAACTGCCAGGGTGGAGGAGTACTCTGAGGTAGCGGCTTTTGAGAATGGAGCTGACGACTATCTGACTAAACCGATCAAGCCAAGAGCCCTAATGAGCCGAATCAATGCGGTTTTCAGGAGGTCCAAGAAAGAAGTAGATCAAGTAGAGAAAGTTTCTGCCGGAGATCTGGAAATAGACAAAGACAGCTACACTGTAAAAAGAGGTGCTGAAGAATTCTCATTACCGAAGAAGGAATTTGAGCTATTGTATTTTCTTGCTCAGCATCCGGGTAAAGTTTTTAGCCGCGACGAACTCCTATATAATATATGGGGTACGGATGTCTATGTATTGGCCCGAACGGTAGATGTTCATGTCAGAAAAGTAAGAGAGAAGATCGGAGATGGCTATATTGCCACTATCAAAGGGGTCGGATACAAGTTCGATTTCGACTGA
- a CDS encoding sensor histidine kinase: protein MLLNSRGLAIILSGCIAAIALGSLLLLPDIPVYAYWLVFFVSFGTGYILINVVLEFLFFRELRSIYKMFEQIRANDLSQLEPNKKFGHSSINQIHQEIYDYAHGKQSEIEELKQLAKFRRQFLADVSHELKTPIFAAQGFVHTLLDGAIDDKKNRMKFLKRAAKNLDGLDMLVQDLLTVSHMEAGDITMQKEPVDICEMIYEIFDQMEDNAEKHNITLKMNEPRYEEIKVIADPQRIYQVLLNLITNAVKYSDEGGRVEVSLNEAGSKLDIRVKDNGIGIPSEHLNRIFERFYRVDKSRSKAIGGTGLGLSIVKHIVEAHKSEIKVVSSPGQGSTFSFRLDKYKPQ, encoded by the coding sequence ATGCTTTTAAATTCCAGAGGTCTTGCGATAATCCTGTCAGGCTGTATAGCTGCTATTGCATTAGGTAGTTTGTTGCTGTTGCCTGATATTCCGGTCTATGCGTATTGGTTGGTGTTCTTTGTGTCTTTTGGTACGGGATACATTCTGATCAACGTCGTATTGGAGTTTCTTTTCTTTCGTGAGTTGAGGAGCATCTATAAGATGTTTGAACAGATTCGTGCCAATGATCTCTCCCAGCTAGAGCCTAATAAAAAATTCGGTCACAGTTCGATCAATCAAATCCATCAGGAGATTTACGATTATGCCCATGGCAAGCAAAGTGAGATCGAAGAGTTGAAGCAATTGGCCAAATTCAGACGCCAATTCCTGGCAGATGTGTCTCACGAATTAAAAACTCCCATTTTCGCTGCCCAAGGCTTTGTTCATACTTTGCTGGATGGTGCGATAGATGACAAGAAGAACCGCATGAAGTTTTTGAAACGGGCGGCTAAAAACCTGGATGGTTTGGATATGCTTGTACAGGATCTGCTCACCGTGTCGCACATGGAGGCAGGAGACATCACCATGCAAAAAGAGCCCGTGGATATCTGTGAAATGATCTACGAGATTTTTGATCAGATGGAAGACAATGCGGAGAAGCATAATATTACCCTCAAAATGAATGAGCCGCGCTATGAAGAGATTAAGGTCATAGCAGATCCTCAGCGCATCTATCAAGTGCTGCTCAACCTGATCACAAATGCTGTGAAATACTCCGATGAAGGTGGGAGAGTTGAAGTTTCTCTCAATGAGGCAGGTTCTAAACTGGATATTCGAGTCAAGGATAATGGAATTGGGATCCCGTCTGAACATCTCAACCGAATATTCGAGCGATTCTATCGAGTAGACAAGAGTAGGTCAAAAGCCATTGGGGGTACAGGTCTTGGACTGTCTATTGTAAAGCATATCGTAGAGGCACATAAGAGTGAGATTAAGGTGGTGAGTTCGCCAGGACAAGGTTCTACCTTCAGTTTTAGATTGGATAAGTATAAGCCTCAATAG
- a CDS encoding RluA family pseudouridine synthase, which produces MSKASKNINIEDIKVYEDDHYIVINKPAFISTLEDRSDPQNILSLFKEQYSDVFVCHRLDKETSGALLLAKDEESYRHAAIQFEERKVDKVYHALVEGKFMDETIQVDMPLRIAGSGRVKTDPRKGKEAVTLFRPKKYMGNYTLVEAKPVSGRRHQIRVHLGYLGFPICGDTYYSGKPIFLSAMKKNYKLAEGREERPLFDRVALHAYSLELVDGAGKTLSVTCDYPKDMDMIMNKIEKFG; this is translated from the coding sequence ATGAGCAAGGCGTCTAAAAACATCAATATCGAGGATATCAAAGTCTATGAAGATGATCATTATATAGTGATCAACAAACCTGCTTTTATATCCACCTTGGAGGATAGGAGTGATCCACAAAACATACTTTCCTTATTTAAGGAGCAGTATTCAGATGTTTTTGTGTGTCACCGATTGGATAAAGAGACCAGTGGAGCACTATTGCTGGCCAAAGACGAGGAATCTTATAGGCATGCTGCGATTCAGTTTGAGGAGAGAAAGGTGGATAAGGTTTATCACGCACTTGTAGAAGGGAAATTTATGGACGAGACGATTCAGGTAGATATGCCGCTGAGGATTGCCGGTTCGGGTCGGGTAAAAACTGATCCTCGCAAAGGCAAAGAAGCAGTGACACTTTTTCGTCCTAAAAAATATATGGGCAACTACACTTTGGTAGAGGCTAAACCTGTATCGGGTCGTAGACACCAGATCCGGGTGCATTTGGGATATTTGGGATTCCCGATTTGTGGGGATACCTATTATAGTGGAAAGCCGATCTTTCTTTCGGCAATGAAAAAGAACTATAAACTGGCAGAAGGTAGAGAAGAAAGGCCGCTATTTGATCGTGTGGCACTTCATGCGTATAGTTTAGAGTTGGTCGACGGGGCTGGAAAAACGCTCTCAGTGACATGCGATTATCCAAAGGATATGGATATGATAATGAATAAGATAGAGAAGTTTGGGTGA
- the rplM gene encoding 50S ribosomal protein L13: MDSISYKTAMTNKATADKQWVVVDAEGKVLGRLASEVAKMIRGKHKPGYTPNVDCGDNVIVVNSDKVKMTGKKWTDKKYVSHTGYPGGQRVQTPNEVKAKSSTILVERAVRGMLPKNRLGRALFNNLYVYEGAEHKHEAQTPKEVKL; encoded by the coding sequence GTGGATTCAATAAGTTATAAAACAGCGATGACCAATAAAGCCACAGCGGACAAGCAGTGGGTCGTGGTAGATGCTGAAGGAAAAGTATTGGGAAGATTGGCAAGTGAAGTTGCCAAAATGATCAGAGGTAAGCACAAGCCAGGTTACACACCTAATGTGGATTGCGGTGACAATGTTATCGTGGTTAACTCTGATAAGGTAAAAATGACAGGGAAAAAGTGGACAGACAAGAAGTATGTGTCTCACACTGGGTATCCTGGAGGTCAGAGAGTTCAAACTCCTAATGAAGTGAAAGCAAAGTCATCTACTATCCTAGTAGAGAGAGCTGTAAGAGGCATGCTTCCTAAGAATAGATTAGGTAGAGCTTTGTTTAACAATTTATATGTATACGAAGGAGCTGAGCACAAGCACGAAGCGCAAACTCCTAAAGAGGTAAAACTTTAA
- the rpsI gene encoding 30S ribosomal protein S9, whose translation MEVVNTIGRRKTSVARLYITPGKGDLKINNRDIKEYFPFEIYQTIVKQPLVLLEEDGNFDLKVNVSGGGYKGQAEAIRLAISRALCDINPEHRPPLKKEGWLTRDPRMVERKKPGRRKARRAFQFSKR comes from the coding sequence ATGGAAGTAGTAAACACCATTGGTAGAAGAAAGACATCTGTTGCTAGGCTGTATATCACTCCTGGTAAAGGTGATTTGAAAATCAATAACAGGGACATCAAAGAGTATTTCCCTTTCGAAATTTATCAAACTATCGTTAAGCAGCCATTGGTTTTGCTTGAGGAAGATGGGAATTTTGATCTAAAAGTAAATGTATCTGGAGGCGGATACAAAGGTCAGGCAGAAGCAATTCGTTTGGCTATTTCTCGCGCACTTTGCGACATCAATCCTGAGCACAGACCTCCTTTGAAGAAAGAAGGATGGTTGACAAGAGACCCAAGAATGGTTGAACGTAAGAAGCCAGGTAGAAGAAAAGCGAGAAGAGCGTTCCAGTTCAGTAAGCGTTAA
- the rpsB gene encoding 30S ribosomal protein S2 yields the protein MAKLQHKDLLDAGVHFGHLTRKWDPKMAPYIFMEKNGIHIIDLHKSLECLEEASNALKQIVKSGRKVMFVATKKQAREIVSEEAQKLRMPYVTDRWLGGMLTNFATIRKSLKKMSSMDKMLKDDAFKNLAKREKLMISREKVKLERILGGISDLTRLPAALFVVDIKREHIAIKEAQKLNIPVFAMVDTNSDPNQVDFPIPANDDAFKSIQLIINHIGKELEEALAERKKDKEDAKEKEAIAEKAKADEKGE from the coding sequence ATGGCTAAACTACAGCACAAAGACTTACTTGATGCTGGTGTCCACTTCGGACACTTGACGAGAAAGTGGGATCCTAAAATGGCGCCATACATCTTCATGGAGAAGAATGGTATCCATATTATTGATCTACATAAATCGCTTGAATGCCTCGAAGAAGCATCAAATGCACTCAAGCAGATCGTGAAATCAGGACGTAAAGTAATGTTCGTCGCTACTAAAAAGCAGGCGAGAGAAATCGTATCTGAAGAAGCGCAAAAATTAAGAATGCCATATGTTACTGACAGATGGCTAGGTGGTATGTTGACTAACTTCGCTACAATCAGAAAATCTTTGAAGAAAATGTCTTCAATGGATAAGATGTTGAAAGATGATGCTTTCAAGAATCTTGCGAAAAGAGAGAAGTTGATGATCAGCAGGGAAAAAGTGAAATTGGAAAGAATCTTAGGAGGTATTTCTGATTTGACAAGACTTCCAGCAGCACTATTCGTAGTGGACATCAAGAGAGAACATATCGCGATCAAAGAAGCTCAAAAATTGAACATCCCTGTGTTCGCTATGGTGGATACTAACTCTGATCCTAATCAGGTTGACTTCCCGATTCCTGCAAACGATGATGCTTTCAAATCTATTCAATTAATTATCAATCATATTGGTAAAGAGTTGGAAGAGGCGCTAGCTGAAAGAAAGAAGGACAAGGAAGATGCTAAGGAAAAAGAAGCAATAGCTGAAAAAGCTAAGGCTGACGAGAAGGGCGAGTAA
- the tsf gene encoding translation elongation factor Ts: MAITAQEVNKLRQMTGAGMMDCKKALTEAEGDFDKAIELLRKKGQKVSASRADRETNEGVVFVKTNEDATTGVIVAFTCETDFVAKNDEFIALGDAIATAAFENKPADIAALKALKAGDLTFDEKIIEMVGKIGEKMEIVAYEVMEGEAIVPYVHMGGKLGVLVSLKNANGADVTEAGKDVAMQIAAMNPIAVDKEGVDATVVEKEIEIGKDQARQEGKPEAMLEKIALGKLNKFYKENTLLSQDFVKDNKKSIAQYLDGVSKGLTVTEFKRISIGG; encoded by the coding sequence ATGGCAATTACTGCACAAGAAGTAAACAAGCTGCGTCAGATGACTGGAGCTGGTATGATGGATTGTAAAAAAGCTTTGACAGAAGCTGAAGGTGATTTTGACAAGGCAATCGAATTGCTTAGAAAAAAAGGACAGAAAGTATCTGCTTCAAGAGCTGATAGAGAGACTAACGAAGGTGTGGTTTTCGTGAAAACTAACGAAGATGCTACTACTGGTGTAATCGTCGCTTTCACTTGCGAAACTGACTTTGTGGCTAAAAATGATGAGTTCATCGCTTTGGGTGATGCAATCGCTACTGCTGCTTTCGAAAACAAACCTGCTGATATTGCTGCTTTGAAGGCATTGAAAGCTGGAGACCTTACTTTCGACGAGAAAATCATCGAAATGGTAGGTAAGATCGGTGAGAAAATGGAAATCGTAGCTTACGAAGTGATGGAAGGTGAAGCCATCGTTCCTTACGTACACATGGGTGGTAAGCTTGGTGTTTTGGTTTCATTGAAAAATGCTAACGGTGCAGACGTAACTGAAGCAGGTAAGGATGTAGCTATGCAGATTGCAGCTATGAACCCAATCGCTGTTGATAAAGAAGGTGTAGATGCTACTGTAGTAGAGAAAGAAATCGAAATCGGAAAAGATCAAGCAAGACAAGAAGGTAAGCCTGAGGCTATGCTTGAGAAAATCGCGCTTGGTAAATTGAACAAATTCTACAAAGAGAATACTTTGTTGAGCCAGGATTTCGTGAAAGATAACAAAAAGTCTATCGCTCAATACCTTGATGGTGTTAGCAAAGGATTGACTGTAACAGAGTTCAAACGAATCTCTATCGGAGGTTAA
- a CDS encoding glycoside hydrolase family 5 protein, whose product MKKTTALFSILLLLVFTSCSTQTDEEPKTQTDQEKTPSEEEDNTTNEKDPNATPIERHGALQVKGNRLTDKDGDVVQLRGMSLFWSQWQGKYFNNNTISWLTEEWGIDIIRAAMGVDHGGYIENPETEIAKVENAVQSAIDNGIYVIIDYHSHEASKDPQSAVAFFGLMAEKYADVPNVIYEIYNEPLADDWKTVLFPYSEKVIAAIRAHDPDNLILCGTRTWSQRVDEVVEKPLNDPNVAYVLHFYAGTHTADLRKIADKAMVNNLCLFVSEFGVINADGDGDIDYEETKLWMKWMDDNQLSWCNWAVSDKDEGASIFKPGTSAEVKPLESDLTESGLYLRNILLNRNYDKP is encoded by the coding sequence ATGAAAAAAACTACCGCTCTTTTCTCTATTCTATTACTTTTGGTTTTCACCTCCTGTAGTACACAGACAGACGAAGAACCCAAAACACAAACCGATCAAGAAAAAACACCTTCGGAAGAAGAAGACAATACTACTAACGAAAAAGACCCAAACGCTACTCCTATTGAAAGACACGGCGCACTACAAGTCAAAGGCAATCGCCTCACAGACAAGGATGGTGATGTAGTTCAACTGAGAGGAATGTCTTTGTTTTGGAGTCAGTGGCAAGGCAAGTATTTCAACAATAACACCATAAGTTGGCTAACAGAGGAATGGGGAATCGACATCATCCGAGCAGCCATGGGAGTAGATCATGGTGGATACATCGAAAACCCAGAAACAGAAATAGCCAAGGTAGAAAATGCAGTCCAGTCAGCCATTGACAATGGCATCTACGTCATCATCGACTATCATTCACATGAAGCCAGTAAAGACCCGCAATCCGCTGTAGCTTTCTTTGGCTTGATGGCCGAAAAATACGCTGACGTCCCAAATGTCATTTACGAGATTTACAACGAGCCCCTGGCGGACGACTGGAAAACCGTACTTTTTCCATACAGCGAAAAAGTTATTGCCGCCATCCGAGCTCATGATCCTGACAATTTGATCCTGTGTGGTACCAGAACCTGGTCTCAAAGAGTAGATGAAGTAGTAGAAAAGCCCTTAAATGATCCTAATGTTGCGTATGTTTTACATTTCTATGCAGGCACTCACACAGCTGACCTAAGAAAAATAGCAGACAAAGCAATGGTAAATAACTTATGCTTATTTGTATCAGAGTTCGGGGTGATCAATGCCGATGGCGATGGAGACATTGATTATGAAGAGACCAAATTATGGATGAAATGGATGGATGACAATCAGCTATCCTGGTGCAACTGGGCCGTCTCTGACAAAGACGAAGGAGCCTCTATATTCAAACCGGGTACTTCAGCAGAAGTAAAACCACTAGAAAGTGATCTGACAGAATCTGGCCTGTATCTAAGAAACATCCTACTAAACAGGAACTACGACAAACCATAA